CGGAGTAACATCCGCGCAATTTTTAAAAATTGGAATATCTGCTCGGGCAGAAGCAATGGGGCAGTCGGTTGCCTCATTTATTGATGATGCTTCGGCATCATATTATAATCCTTCAGGATTGATGAACATAAAAGATAATAACGTTTTTATCGGTTATACATTTATGCCCGCGGATGTCGGCTTATCATTTTTAAGCTATTCAAAAAGAGTTTCCGATAACGATGCTTTTGCGCTATCGGTAATAGCTTTAAGGACAGATGAAATGAAAATAAGGACAGTACTTCGTCCCGAAGGAACAGGCGAAACATTCCACGTTGGCGAATATGCATTCGGACTTCACTATGCGCATAATTTTACTGAAGATCTAAAAATTGGATTTACGTTTAGATATCTTCGTATGAATCAAGTAAGCGATAGATTTTCAGAAGGAAGCTGGTCGGCTGATATGGGAATTCAATACGATACCGGCTTGGAAGGATTACTTGAAGGATTAAAAATAGGTATGGTGGTTGATAATTTTGGACCTGAAATAAAATTTGTGAATGAAAGTTATGGACTTCCACTCAAGTATGTAATCGGATTTTCAAAACCAATAAATATTAATTCGTACAACAATTTACTCGTTGCGTTTAACTGGGTAAAATCAATTGATGAGAAACAAAAAGCTCACCTTGGAATAGAATATTCTTTTATTGATTTCATTTATTTAAGAAGCGGTTATAAATTTGAATCCGATTCGGAATCATGGAGCGGCGGATTCGGAGTTATGCAGAAACTTTATGATGCAAATATAAAACTTGATTATTCTTACAGCGATTTTGCTTTACTTGGAGCTCTGCATAGAATTACAGCAAGTATTGTTTTCTAGAAATATATTATATAAACCATAAATATGAGGTACAAATGAGAAAAATAACTTTACTTCAATTTAAATTTATCATAGGTCTTATTTTTGGATTTGTGAGTTTAAATTTTGCACAAAACGTTGGAGATGTCGCGCAGAACTACGGTTTTGAAGATGGTGTCGGCGCCGACAATGTCCCTACTGGCTGCAGTTTTGACGATTACAATGGAAATGGTTCATTCGTTTTGGATCAAACGGTATTTCATTCAGGCGCTGCTTCAGGTTTGTTAAAAGGAACAGACGCAAATGCGGTAAGTTTGGATTCATACTTACCAAATATTGCTTCGGCAAATAAAGGTGATGTATATTCATTGAGCATTTGGATCAAAACGGATATGACCGATGGCGTTATCGCTATTCAGGATTACAGTTTTGCTTTGTACGAAGAACACGAAGTTACCGCAACAGATTGGACCGAATATACTGCTGAGTTTTCCGCGGCTGAAACCGGAAATTCTGGCGTTAGTATTGGATTTTATGGCAGCGGTAAAGTATGGATTGATGACTGCGTAATTACACTAACAAAAAAAGTTTACAATATAGGAGATATACTTCAAGTTTATGGATTTGAAGACGGAGTTGATGCTGGCAATGTTCCGACGGGCTGCAGTTTGGATGACTATAACGGAAATGCCGAATTTATACTCGATGAAACAATTTATCATACCGGCGGCGCTTCCGGATTGCTTAAAGCGCAAGATAATGCAAGTGAAGTAAGTTTGGATTCTTACCTGCCGAATATTGACGGAGTTGAAAAAGGCGCTACTTATTCATATAGTGTATGGCTTAAAGCTGATGTAACAAGTGGTGAATTTGCCGTGCAGATTGTTCCGCAATGGGATTATTATGGTAACGATCCTGCAGTTACAGATTGGGTGGAATATACCGGAACATTTGAAGCAGCTAAAGACGGTGAAAGCGGAATCGCAATTGGGTTATACGGCACCGGAAAAATTTGGATAGATGATGTTACAATTACAAAATTGACTGAAGCTCCACCGGCAATACCTAATGACGTGGTTGCAAATCCAAGTTTTGAATTGCCGAACGAAGCAGGTGATTCTCCAATTAATTGGCAAGTTGAAGCTTGGGGTTCGGGTTCTACTGAGATTGGTTTTGTTGGAAACGATACGGCTCGATATATTTGGGATAATACAGTTTCACATACGGGAGAATATTCGGGTAAAATTCAGGTTACTCAAGCCGATATTGACCAAGGTTCAATGGATGCGGGCTGGCGTACACAAACTTTGGAATTCTTATCAGGCGGAATATATGAGCTAAAATATTGGGCAAAAACCGCCAACTTTGCAAAAGGTAACAGATTTAGAATCAGTATCGGATATAATAATGTAGATTTGACTCAAATTCTTGTAAATAGTGATTGGGTTGAAGTAAAAGACACAATTTTATTTCCCACCGATCAGGATGAAAACGGCTGGAGAAATCAAATGAGATTCAGATTAAGTGGACCAGCTATTGCTGATACTATGGCTGAAGCATGGGTCGATGATGTTAATTTTACACTTTTAGGAATGCAGGCATTACAATTGGATTCTGTTGTTGCTATCAGACAGCTTGACAATTCAGTTAAATTAACCTGGCCTGTAAGCAAAGATGTTACCGGAGCAACTTATCACATTTTAATGCAGCCGACAAGCATAAACGGAATATTTGAAAAGAATCTGCTCAACAACCCCGGTTTTGAAACTCCTAATTCTGATGGATCCGCACCTCAGGATTGGACATTCCAAGATTTTGCAAACGGAACAGCCGCTGCCGCTGTTGGGGAATGGCCTGCTGCTGAAACTTATTCGGAAGGCGGCGACTTTAGCGTATACGTAGGTGAAATGACAGCACACGATGGTGTTGGTATAAAAGCAAGATGGTATCAGACTTATGAAAGAAGTAAATTATCCAGATCGCAAGCTTATTTATACGGAGCAAT
This DNA window, taken from Ignavibacteriota bacterium, encodes the following:
- a CDS encoding PorV/PorQ family protein → MKKNIYIMIFCVINILIYNRLLNAQTFNKPGVTSAQFLKIGISARAEAMGQSVASFIDDASASYYNPSGLMNIKDNNVFIGYTFMPADVGLSFLSYSKRVSDNDAFALSVIALRTDEMKIRTVLRPEGTGETFHVGEYAFGLHYAHNFTEDLKIGFTFRYLRMNQVSDRFSEGSWSADMGIQYDTGLEGLLEGLKIGMVVDNFGPEIKFVNESYGLPLKYVIGFSKPININSYNNLLVAFNWVKSIDEKQKAHLGIEYSFIDFIYLRSGYKFESDSESWSGGFGVMQKLYDANIKLDYSYSDFALLGALHRITASIVF
- a CDS encoding T9SS type A sorting domain-containing protein; the protein is MRKITLLQFKFIIGLIFGFVSLNFAQNVGDVAQNYGFEDGVGADNVPTGCSFDDYNGNGSFVLDQTVFHSGAASGLLKGTDANAVSLDSYLPNIASANKGDVYSLSIWIKTDMTDGVIAIQDYSFALYEEHEVTATDWTEYTAEFSAAETGNSGVSIGFYGSGKVWIDDCVITLTKKVYNIGDILQVYGFEDGVDAGNVPTGCSLDDYNGNAEFILDETIYHTGGASGLLKAQDNASEVSLDSYLPNIDGVEKGATYSYSVWLKADVTSGEFAVQIVPQWDYYGNDPAVTDWVEYTGTFEAAKDGESGIAIGLYGTGKIWIDDVTITKLTEAPPAIPNDVVANPSFELPNEAGDSPINWQVEAWGSGSTEIGFVGNDTARYIWDNTVSHTGEYSGKIQVTQADIDQGSMDAGWRTQTLEFLSGGIYELKYWAKTANFAKGNRFRISIGYNNVDLTQILVNSDWVEVKDTILFPTDQDENGWRNQMRFRLSGPAIADTMAEAWVDDVNFTLLGMQALQLDSVVAIRQLDNSVKLTWPVSKDVTGATYHILMQPTSINGIFEKNLLNNPGFETPNSDGSAPQDWTFQDFANGTAAAAVGEWPAAETYSEGGDFSVYVGEMTAHDGVGIKARWYQTYERSKLSRSQAYLYGAIVKYSDVVPNQDPILSDIHPAGQYYNSGVNIWYDRSEFEFQNTSLLELGFSTPIGTSEGWEMVSFPIVYDQAQTRHRFGIGIGQLAASYGNAYIDNTFVVPFDVVGSTSATTYTIENVPADVKYFAVYVEDGSGSLIASPAKITVDKSSLVAVEDTQLPVEFSLEQNYPNPFNPSTTIKFGLKVDSDVSLKIFNILGQEVTTLINKKMKAGYNNIQFNSANLSSGVYFYRMEANGVNGQKFVSVKKMMFLK